The following are from one region of the Capsicum annuum cultivar UCD-10X-F1 chromosome 1, UCD10Xv1.1, whole genome shotgun sequence genome:
- the LOC124897587 gene encoding putative late blight resistance protein homolog R1B-12 produces the protein MDEQELAHELKRRLQRRRYLIVTGDIWKTDAWDDLKMCSTDDNNGSRIIMTTPLNEEFLARLRFKPNNVIGDKANNWNRVADGLSSKRQFVLSRPSGTTMHSLIFHAARCAFRGEAINISFVCHNFKLLKVLDLEYINIGNRFAEEMSSLVHLEFLAARDGMQSIPSLIVNLEKLKTSEISAISAFQNILG, from the exons ATGGATGAGCAAGAACTAGCTCATGAACTGAAAAGGAGATTACAGAGAAGGAGGTACCTCATTGTTACAGGCGACATATGGAAGACTGACGCGTGGGATGATTTGAAGATGTGTTCTACAGATGACAACAATGGAAGCAGAATTATCATGACAACCCCGCTCAACGAA GAATTCTTGGCAAGATTGAGGTTTAAACCAAACAATGTGATAGGGGATAAAGCAAACAACTGGAATCGTGTGGCAGACGGTTTAAGTTCCAA GAGACAATTTGTACTATCAAGGCCTAGCGGGACAACTATGCACTCTCTGATATTCCATGCTGCAAGATGTGCCTTTCGAGGTGAGGCAATCAACATATCATTTGTTTGCCACAACTTCAAGTTGCTGAAAGTGTTGGATTTAGAGTACATTAACATAGGTAACCGGTTTGCTGAGGAAATGTCATCGCTAGTCCATTTAGAATTCTTGGCAGCTCGAGATGGAATGCAATCAATTCCATCATTAATTGTCAATCTTGAGAAACTAAAGACAAGTGAAATTTCTGCGATTAGTGCATTTCAGAACATTCTAGGGTGA